Proteins encoded together in one Microcebus murinus isolate Inina chromosome 18, M.murinus_Inina_mat1.0, whole genome shotgun sequence window:
- the LOC105881512 gene encoding integral membrane protein 2B-like, translating into MVKVTFNSALAQKEAKKDEPKSGEEALITPRHAVAVDCKDPDDVVPVGQRRAWCWCMCFGLGFMLAGVILGGAYRYKYFALQPDDLYYCGIKYIKDDVILNEPSADAPAARYQTIEENIKIFEDDEVEFISVPVPEFADSNPANIVHDFNKKLTAYLDLNLDKCYVIPLNTSIVMPPRNLLELLIIIKAGTYLPQSYLIQEHMVITDRSENVDHLGFFIYRLCHDKETYKLQREETVKGIQKREARDCIAIRHFENKFAVETLICS; encoded by the coding sequence ATGGTGAAGGTGACGTTCAACTCGGCTCTGGCCCAGAAGGAGGCCAAGAAGGACGAGCCCAAGAGCGGTGAAGAGGCGCTCATCACCCCCCGCCATGCCGTCGCGGTGGACTGCAAGGACCCAGATGATGTGGTACCAGTTGGCCAAAGAAGAGCCTGGTGTTGGTGCATGTGCTTTGGACTAGGATTTATGCTTGCTGGTGTCATTTTAGGAGGAGCATACCGTTACAAATATTTTGCACTCCAACCGGATGACTTGTACTACTGTGGAATAAAGTACATCAAAGATGATGTCATCTTAAATGAGCCTTCTGCAGATGCCCCAGCTGCGCGCTACCAGacaattgaagaaaatattaagatcTTTGAAGACGATGAGGTTGAATTCATCAGTGTGCCTGTCCCAGAGTTTGCGGATAGTAATCCTGCCAACATTGTTCATGACTTTAACAAGAAACTCACAGCCTATTTAGATCTTAATCTGGATAAGTGCTATGTGATCCCTCTGAACACTTCCATTGTTATGCCACCCAGAAACCTGTTGGAGTTACTTATTATCATCAAAGCTGGAACCTATTTGCCTCAGTCATATCTGATTCAGGAGCACATGGTTATTACTGATCGCAGTGAAAATGTCGATCACCTGGGTTTCTTTATTTATCGACTGTGCCATGACAAGGAAACTTACAAACTCCAACGCGAAGAAACTGTTAAAGGTATTCAGAAACGTGAAGCCAGGGATTGCATCGCAATTCggcattttgaaaacaaatttgcCGTGGAAACTTTAATTTGTTCTTGA